gttggttaagggcagtcaggtctggggagaaccaagggctatatctgttcctggttctaaatttcttgaatggggcatgtttatttaagatggttaggaaggcatttaaaaaaaatatccaggcatcatctactgacgggatgagatcaatatccttccaggatactccggccaggtcaattagaaaggcctgctcgctgaagtgtttcagggagcgttttacagtgatgagtggaggtcgtttgaccgctgacccattacggatgcaggcaatgaggcagtgatcgctgagatcttggttgaagacagcagaggtgtatttagaggggaagttggttaggatgatatctatgagggtgcccgtgtttaaggctttgggggggtacctggtaggttcattgataatttgagtgagattgagggcatcaagtttagattgtaggatggctggggtgttaagcatgttccagtttaggtcgcctagcagcacgagctctgaagatagatggggggcaatcagttcacatatggtgtccagagcacagctgggggcagagggtggtctatagcaggcggcaacggtgagagacttgtttttagagaggtggatttttagaagtagaagttcaaattgtttgggtacagacctggatagtaggacagaactctgcaggctatctttgcagtagattgcaacaccgccccctttggccgttctatcttgtctgaaaatgttgtaatttggaattaaaatttcagaatttttggtggtcttcctaagccagcattcagacacagctagaacatccgggttggcagagtgtgctaaagcagtgaataaaacaaacttagggaggaggcttctaatgttaacatgcatgaaaccaaggctgtaacgtaacttatttgaaaagtcattacacCTCTCAACATTTTCTTAGCTCTTGTCATAATTAGTCAAAACAAGTCAATTCATCCACTCTCGTAATAAACAAAGTAACAATTTTTAAACAGATTAAGATGAGGTCGAGGCAAGTGCATTTACTCCACCCACAATCTGTCCGCGTGAGATAAAACCGTTTTTGTGTGGAGGTATATAAACAGTGTCAAATTACTTGCGGATTTTGATCATATAGAAGTTTCGTAATGTTTAAGCTTTAACAAATGTACTAATATATGTGGATGCACGTGGCATtccggcaactttgagaaaaattACGTCTAGTTCTGCGTGTTCTTCACACCTGTGCcttccctctcattggctagaatggttccACCTGATCCTGCCTGTCTCCAATCGTTGAgcacatgtatttccattgttagatgGGTCACTCGActctcttgtcaatataatacATATCTTTGCTTTAGGTGATGTGAATGAGTGGGATCatctttatttatattttttatatattttttatatttattattatgaacacaacaatacaaaatatatacacagaagagtacataaacctaacagacagggGTATTACATATCAAGATTCCTTTTCATtttgttatttaaccaggttaagttctcatttacaactgcgacctggccaagataaagcaaagcagtgtgacacaaacaataacacagagttacacatggaataaacaaacgtacagtcaataacacaattttaaaaaatctatatatagtgtgtgcaaatgaggtaagattagggaggtaggaCAATAAATTGGCCGTAGTGGCGAAgtgattacaatttagcaattaaacactggagtgatagatgtgcagaagatgaatgtgcaagtagagataccggggtgcaaaggagcaaaaaaataagtaacaatatggggatgaggtagttggatggctACTTACAGATgggctttgatttgattttgatttggctATGTATAGGTGCAATGATATGTgacctgctctgacagctgatgtttaaagttagtgagcgAGATATGAGTCTCTTTATGGTGAATAttgcttttttgtttttacatttactgaTCATTTCAAAATTATAGTTAAATTCCATCTTAAATAATGTGAAGAGGGGTTTGTTCTCTGCCCACTTCATTTCAAGGATAAAGAATCTTCCATAAAAGataaacaaattaacaatgaAAGTTAAATCAGGGTCCATATGAAAAAACACAATATCATAGTCTCTCAGATTAACATTAGTAGTCTTCTCTTTAAAATAGAAGATTAACTCACTCCAAAATCTTCTGACAAAAGAACATAAGTAAACAATATGGAATAAGAATGACTTAAAACACAAAAACAAGTATTTATTTTTCCAAGACTTGTTtgacaacaacattatttggattAAACAATTATTGAACAATGATGGCCAACTATACGATTATCAAGAATTCATGAGAACACACAATGTTACATTCACTCCTGAGGAGTGGGATCGTCATCAAATGATCCGCATAGTTCCTGTTGAATTTCTAAAGGTGATTAGCTACGTTCTGTGAGGGTGGATTTCACTGATGTATTCCGTTTGGAACAATAAATAGAGCGAACAAGGCTCCTTCCAGTTTATAAGTCTGAGAAGACGCATGAAGAAGTTCTTGCTTCAACAGTGATTGAAGGGAACTCCTCTGCCTTCGTCCCGCATTATAGAACATTCTGGATTGATAACATAACACTTACCTGAACTATAATAGCAAAATAGTCGAATAAACCTTATTTTGTAACTTTTCACTTTagatataaaataaaaaatctgccaAATGGAGTCTCAGATCCGCCAGAACTATCACCACGATTGCGAAGCTGCTATCAACCGGATGATCAACTTGGAGATGTTTGCCTCCTACACCTACACTTCAATGGTAAGGAGTCTACCAAGATGACCGTTTTGTTTCTACCTGTATTTTTATGCCTAGGCCTAAATGCTTTTTCACCTTTTTTTATGTTGGTCTAGATAATTAATAGCAAATAAATTCCGTGAAGTGCATATTTTTTTCCAAATGAAGCAAGGAATCTATCCTGTTTTAGGCAGACGTAACAACTCCTTGACAGGTTAATCGGCAGATTCAAATGAGACTACAGAAGACTGATTCATGCCTTTGTCATAAAGTTTAGTTGCCACAACGTAACAACGCCCAGTCACGTTTGGCATGTTCTTTTTTATTTTTCTAACCTTAGTTTTATGTTTATCCACCAGGGTTTCTATTTCTCCCGTGACTATGTGGCTCTGCCTGGTTTGCGCATTTCTTCAAGGAGAACAGCGACGAACAGAATGCTGTCAAGCTACTTTTTCAGAATGTTATTTTTTTCTGTTAATCCACAGGATGTCCCTTTAAGGATGACGATTGGTCATGCCAGTAGTGTTCTATGTTATTCTTACTAACCTGTTTGAGAAAGTGAAGCTCCAGTTCcattgcttgtattcagagtctttcttattacataaataagtactaagtgttaagacactacacaGAACAAGCGAGGTGGACGCATTTTACTCCAGGACATCAAGGTGAGCGCCTGAGCGTCGAAAAACACATTTAGATTGTAGACCGATAAATGTCTTTACCACTTGTACACACTCTCCTCCATGGAGTAAGTTGATCTAGATAACCTGTAGTCCTGAACATACTGCCTCTAACCACTGAACTGAAAGTGTAAGGGGTGTAACTAAACTTTATCCTAACCTTAACATCTGCTAGTAGTCTAGTCATTAACATTTTCTGTGTTCACTCTGTCCTGTGTAGAAGCCAGAACGTGATGAGTGGGGCAATGGGCTGGAGGCAATGCAGTGTGCTCTGCAGCTGGAGAAGAATGTGAACCAGGCCCTGCTGGACCTGCACAAGATTGCCTCTGACAAGGTTGACCCCCATGTAAGTTATGGTGGAACCACATGTATGTATCACATAGAATACAGGAGATGATCAGGTATCTCTGCTAATTAATGACATGATTGTGACCTGCTTAACATGCACACAATAGTCCACAGATGCACACTATGCAGTTAATGCATAAGTTTGCAAAAGGTGCAGCAggttgtctagtggttagagctttgggccagtaacagaggttgctggtttgaatcccggagctgagaaggtaaaaatatgttccgcccctgaacgaggcagttaacccactggcaTCCTAATGTGGAACAATGTAAATAAGGAGTgtttctaaactgacttgccttgttaaataataAACTGCAGAATCTCATCTTCCCTGAGTCCATTACCACCAGGCTCTTGTGTGTCACTATCTACAATGGTCTGTATTCATTCTCTTGTCTGACCTGTGTTTTCCCTCTGTAGCTGTGTGACTTCCTGGAGACCCATTACCTGAATGAGCAGGTGGAGGCCATTAAGAAGCTGGGAGACTACATCACCAACCTCACCAAGATGGATGCTGTCAAAAACAAGATGGCAGAGTACCTGTTTGACAAGCACACCCTGGGAGGCCAGAGCTAAACTACTTTCATCCCCAGGCTATGGCCTCCAGCCTCAGAGCAGGACTCCTGGCTACTCTGATAGATCCTCCTGGCTTTGCATTTATAGGGAGGGGAGAGTGTTAAACTGGTGAATTGCAACACTGCTGTGACATTGATGTTTCTGTTGACAACACTACTTGTATTT
The sequence above is a segment of the Oncorhynchus gorbuscha isolate QuinsamMale2020 ecotype Even-year linkage group LG16, OgorEven_v1.0, whole genome shotgun sequence genome. Coding sequences within it:
- the LOC123999748 gene encoding ferritin, middle subunit-like; the protein is MPNKRGGRILLQDIKKPERDEWGNGLEAMQCALQLEKNVNQALLDLHKIASDKVDPHLCDFLETHYLNEQVEAIKKLGDYITNLTKMDAVKNKMAEYLFDKHTLGGQS